One Anopheles stephensi strain Indian unplaced genomic scaffold, UCI_ANSTEP_V1.0 ucontig91, whole genome shotgun sequence genomic region harbors:
- the LOC118517285 gene encoding synaptobrevin-like isoform X4, with protein MSNPEAGNSNGTQPSGANGANNATNNRLKQTQAQVDEVVGIMRVNVEKVLERDQKLSELDQRADALQHGASQFEQQAGKLKRKQWWANMKMMIIMGVIGVVLLIIIILSIIY; from the exons TACGCAACCATCTGGGGCGAACGGAGCGAACAATGCCACCAACAATCGATTGAAGCAAACGCAGGCCCAGGTTGACGAGGTGGTCGGCATCATGCGCGTGAACGTGGAGAAAGTGTTAGAACGTGACCAAAAACTTTCCGAACTGGATCAGCGGGCCGACGCGCTACAGCATGGCGCATCGCAATTCGAGCAGCAAGCCGGCAAACTCAAGAGAAAACAATGGTGGGCCAacatgaagatgatgatcatCATGGGCGTGATTGGCGTGGTGCTGCTAATAATTATCATCC tgTCCATAATTTATTAA
- the LOC118517285 gene encoding synaptobrevin-like isoform X3, producing the protein MSNPEAGNSNGFPKLPPPPTDSTQPSGANGANNATNNRLKQTQAQVDEVVGIMRVNVEKVLERDQKLSELDQRADALQHGASQFEQQAGKLKRKQWWANMKMMIIMGVIGVVLLIIIILSIIY; encoded by the exons TTTTCCTAAATTACCGCCTCCACCAACGGACAGTACGCAACCATCTGGGGCGAACGGAGCGAACAATGCCACCAACAATCGATTGAAGCAAACGCAGGCCCAGGTTGACGAGGTGGTCGGCATCATGCGCGTGAACGTGGAGAAAGTGTTAGAACGTGACCAAAAACTTTCCGAACTGGATCAGCGGGCCGACGCGCTACAGCATGGCGCATCGCAATTCGAGCAGCAAGCCGGCAAACTCAAGAGAAAACAATGGTGGGCCAacatgaagatgatgatcatCATGGGCGTGATTGGCGTGGTGCTGCTAATAATTATCATCC tgTCCATAATTTATTAA
- the LOC118517285 gene encoding synaptobrevin-1-like isoform X2 produces MSNPEAGNSNGTQPSGANGANNATNNRLKQTQAQVDEVVGIMRVNVEKVLERDQKLSELDQRADALQHGASQFEQQAGKLKRKQWWANMKMMIIMGVIGVVLLIIIILWIVPGSSSSSSPSIESPTTVKPDVTDATPPQS; encoded by the exons TACGCAACCATCTGGGGCGAACGGAGCGAACAATGCCACCAACAATCGATTGAAGCAAACGCAGGCCCAGGTTGACGAGGTGGTCGGCATCATGCGCGTGAACGTGGAGAAAGTGTTAGAACGTGACCAAAAACTTTCCGAACTGGATCAGCGGGCCGACGCGCTACAGCATGGCGCATCGCAATTCGAGCAGCAAGCCGGCAAACTCAAGAGAAAACAATGGTGGGCCAacatgaagatgatgatcatCATGGGCGTGATTGGCGTGGTGCTGCTAATAATTATCATCC TTTGGATCGTTCCTGGCTCTTCTTCCAGTTCCAGTCCTTCGATCGAATCGCCCACAACGGTTAAGCCGGACGTAACTGACGCAACACCACCGCAATCCTAA
- the LOC118517285 gene encoding synaptobrevin-1-like isoform X1 codes for MSNPEAGNSNGFPKLPPPPTDSTQPSGANGANNATNNRLKQTQAQVDEVVGIMRVNVEKVLERDQKLSELDQRADALQHGASQFEQQAGKLKRKQWWANMKMMIIMGVIGVVLLIIIILWIVPGSSSSSSPSIESPTTVKPDVTDATPPQS; via the exons TTTTCCTAAATTACCGCCTCCACCAACGGACAGTACGCAACCATCTGGGGCGAACGGAGCGAACAATGCCACCAACAATCGATTGAAGCAAACGCAGGCCCAGGTTGACGAGGTGGTCGGCATCATGCGCGTGAACGTGGAGAAAGTGTTAGAACGTGACCAAAAACTTTCCGAACTGGATCAGCGGGCCGACGCGCTACAGCATGGCGCATCGCAATTCGAGCAGCAAGCCGGCAAACTCAAGAGAAAACAATGGTGGGCCAacatgaagatgatgatcatCATGGGCGTGATTGGCGTGGTGCTGCTAATAATTATCATCC TTTGGATCGTTCCTGGCTCTTCTTCCAGTTCCAGTCCTTCGATCGAATCGCCCACAACGGTTAAGCCGGACGTAACTGACGCAACACCACCGCAATCCTAA